Proteins encoded by one window of Antechinus flavipes isolate AdamAnt ecotype Samford, QLD, Australia chromosome 4, AdamAnt_v2, whole genome shotgun sequence:
- the S100A1 gene encoding protein S100-A1, producing MGSELETAMESLINVFHAHSGKEGDKYKLSKKELKELLQAELSGFLDTQKDADAVDKVMKELDENGDGEVDFQEYVVLVAALTVACNNFFWENS from the exons ATGGGCTCGGAGCTGGAGACTGCCATGGAATCCCTCATCAACGTATTCCACGCCCACTCTGGCAAGGAAGGTGATAAATATAAACTGAGCAAGAAGGAGCTGAAGGAGCTGCTGCAAGCTGAGCTTTCTGGCTTCCTGGAT ACCCAGAAGGATGCAGACGCAGTGGACAAGGTGATGAAGGAGCTGGATGAGAACGGGGATGGTGAAGTTGACTTCCAGGAGTATGTGGTGCTGGTGGCTGCACTCACCGTGGCCTGCAACAACTTCTTCTGGGAGAACAGTTGA
- the S100A13 gene encoding protein S100-A13 isoform X1 produces MECFRSTVNSRTSFPILAYFMAAEPLTELETAIETVVKTFFTFAVREGKKGSLSVNEFKDLATQQLPHLLKDVGSLDEKMKSLDVNQDSELKFHEYWRLIGELAKEMKKEKAAEIRKK; encoded by the exons ATGGAGTG CTTTAGATCCACTGTTAATTCAAGAACAAGCTTTCCCATCTTAGCCTACTTCATGGCTGCTGAGCCACTCACAGAGCTGGAGACAGCTATTGAGACAGTGGTGAAGACCTTCTTCACCTTTGCTGTTcgagagggaaagaaaggcagCCTCAGTGTCAATGAATTTAAGGATCTGGCCACTCAGCAGCTGCCTCACCTCCTCAAG GATGTGGGCTCCCTGGATGAGAAGATGAAGAGTTTGGATGTGAATCAGGATTCTGAGCTCAAGTTCCATGAATACTGGAGGCTTATTGGGGAACTGGCtaaggagatgaagaaagaaaaagctgcAGAAATTCGGAAGAAGTGA
- the S100A13 gene encoding protein S100-A13 isoform X2, with the protein MAAEPLTELETAIETVVKTFFTFAVREGKKGSLSVNEFKDLATQQLPHLLKDVGSLDEKMKSLDVNQDSELKFHEYWRLIGELAKEMKKEKAAEIRKK; encoded by the exons ATGGCTGCTGAGCCACTCACAGAGCTGGAGACAGCTATTGAGACAGTGGTGAAGACCTTCTTCACCTTTGCTGTTcgagagggaaagaaaggcagCCTCAGTGTCAATGAATTTAAGGATCTGGCCACTCAGCAGCTGCCTCACCTCCTCAAG GATGTGGGCTCCCTGGATGAGAAGATGAAGAGTTTGGATGTGAATCAGGATTCTGAGCTCAAGTTCCATGAATACTGGAGGCTTATTGGGGAACTGGCtaaggagatgaagaaagaaaaagctgcAGAAATTCGGAAGAAGTGA
- the S100A14 gene encoding protein S100-A14: protein MGQCHSANAEDAQEFSDVERAIETLIKNFHQYSVEGKKETLTPSELRDLVTQQLPHLMPGSCGLDEKIANLGSCNDSKLEFGSFWELIGEAAKSVKLENLSRGN from the exons ATGGGACAGTGTCATTCTGCAAATGCTGAG GATGCCCAGGAATTTAGCGACGTGGAACGGGCCATCGAAACTCTCATCAAAAACTTTCATCAGTATTCagtagaggggaagaaggagacgCTGACACCTTCTGAGCTTCGAGATCTGGTCACCCAGCAGCTACCCCATCTTATGCCG GGCAGCTGTGGGCTGGATGAGAAAATCGCCAACTTGGGCAGCTGCAATGACTCCAAGTTAGAGTTTGGAAGCTTCTGGGAACTAATCGGAGAAGCAGCCAAGAGTGTGAAGCTAGAGAACTTGAGCCGGGGAAACTGA